In Bradyrhizobium paxllaeri, the genomic stretch GGTCGGTCGCGATGCCGCAGCCGATTCCGATCATGGGCAAGGTGCTGTACGAGCACATGAAGGCGCATGGCATCAAGACCGTCGGCTATATCGGCTACTCCGATTCCTACGGCGATCTCTGGGTCAACGACTTCAAGACCCAGGCCGTTCCGATGGGCCTGACCATGGCGACCGAAGAGCGCTATGCCCGTCCCGATACGTCGGTCGCAGGCCAGGTTCTGAAGCTGGTCGCCGCCAATCCCGACGCCATCCTCGTCGGCGCTTCCGGCACCGCCGCGGCGCTGCCGCAGAGCACGCTGCGCGATCGCGGCTACAAGGGCCTGATCTACCAGACCCACGGCGCCGCCAGCATGGACTTCATCCGCATCGCTGGTCCCGCGGCGGAAGGCGTGATCATGGCTTCGGGCCCGGTGATGTCGCCGGAAACGCAGCCCGACAGCGCGCTGACCAAGAAGCCGGGTCTTGCGCTCAACACCGCCTATGAAGCCAAGTACGGTGCCAACAGCCGCAGCCAGTTCGCCGGCCACTCCTACGACGCCTTCGAGGTGCTCAAGCGCGTCATTCCGGTGGCGCTGAAGACCGCGAAGCCCGGAACGCCGGAATTCCGCGAGGCAATTCGTCTCGCGCTGATGTCCGAGAAGGAAATCGCGGCAAGCCAGGGCGTCTACAACTTCACCGAAAAGGATCGCTACGGCCTCGACGACCGCTCGCGCATCATCCTGACGGTGAAAGACGGGAAATACGTCCCGGCGAAGTAGGCGGTCCGTAGGGTGGGCAAAGCGAAGCGTGCCCACCATAAAGCGGCGAATGGGAGAGATGGTGGGCACGGCGCGTTGCGCCTTTGCCCACCCTACGGTTAACCGCTCGTCGACGCGACCAGCCGCGACGGCGTCGGTTGGGAGTGCCTCTCATCGACGCTTCGCAACATCGCACGGGCCTGCCTAGCGGCATGCTCGACCAGCCATCGCTCGAACGCTTCCGGCGCCATCGGACGCGCGCAGAGATATCCCTGCACGACGTCGCAGCCGAGTCCGGCCAGCAACCTGCGCTGCCCCTCGGTCTCGACGCCTTCGGCGACCACGGCCATCGTCAAGCTCTGGCCGACCCGGACGACGGCGGTCGCGATCGCGAGTGCGCTGGCGTCGCGCTCGATGTTGCGCATGAAGCTGCGATCGATCTTCAGTTCACGGATCGGCAGATGCGCCAGCCGGCTCAGGCTCGAATAGCCGGTGCCGAAATCGTCCAGCGACAGGCCGACGCCCAGCTTGCGGATCGCATTCATGGTCTCGATTGCGGCCGTACGCTCGTTGACGAGCACGCCTTCGGTGATCTCCAGCATCAAGGCTTCCGGCGGCAGGCCGTTGGCCGCGATGGTCTCCGCCACCACGGCTGCGAGCTTCGCGTTCTGGAAATTGAGCGGCGACAGGTTGACCGCCACGCAGGGCACGTCCAGCCCGGCGCTGCGCCACGCGGCCATCTGCCGGCAGGCTTCGCGGATCGACCACAGGCCGATCTGTTCGATCAGGCCGACCTCCTCGGCCAGCGGGATGAATTTCGAGGGCGGGACTTCGCCGAGCTCGGGATCATGCCAGCGCGAGAGCGCCTCGACGCCATAAAGCGTGCCGTCGACGGTTCGGGTCTGCGGTTGATAGACGAGCCTCAATCCGTCATTGGCGATGGCCTGGCGGAGCGCTGCGCTTATGACGAGCCGCTGCTCGGCGAGGCGGTTCATATCAGCGCTGAAGAAGCGGTGGGTCGAGCGGCCGGCCTGCTTGGCCTGGTACATCGCCGCATCGGCCTGCTGCATCAAGTTATCGATGTCGGTCGCGTTGTCGGGATAGATGCTGATGCCCATGCTGGCGGAAATCGGCACCTGGCGGCTGTCGATCCATATCGGCGAGGCCAGCGCCGTGGTGATGTTGGAGGCGACCAGCGAGGCGCGGGACGGATCGCAGTTCGGCAGGACGATGACGAACTCGTCGCCGCTCAGCCGCCCCAGCAGGTCGGATGGCTGGATGCGGGCGCGCAGCCGCTTGGCAAATTCGACAAGCAGCGCGTCGCCGGCCGAGTGGCCGAGCGTATCGTTGACGTCCTTGAAGTGATCGAGATCGAGAAATATCAGCGCGAGCTGCTTGCCCTGGCCATCATCGATCGCCTGGTTGATCAGTTGGCGCAACTGCGTGCGGTTCGGCAACCCGGTCAGCATGTCGTGGTAGGCGAGGCGGGCGATCTGGGCCCGCGCCTCCTTGCGCTCGATCGCCAGCGCGCCAAGCTGAACGCAGGCGTCGACGATCCGCTGATGCCAGCGGCTCGGCGCGCGGTGTTCCCGGAAATAGAAGGCAAAGGTTCCGATCACGCGGCCGTCCTTGGCCTTGATCGGCGTCGACCAGCAGGCCTTCAGCCCGACCGCCAGCGGCCTCGTCTTGAACGGCTGCCAGCGCGGATCGGTATCGAGATCTTCGGCCAGCACCGGTGTGCCGTAATACGCGGCCGATCCGCACGAGCCGATGTTCGGACCGATAGCGACGCCTTCGAGGGCACGGCTGTAGTCGTCGGGCAGGCTGGGGCCACCCAGCGGATGGACCAAGCCGTCCGAGTCGACGTGCAACACCGAAGCGACGACATCAGGCGCGATGACTTCGACGCGCCGGCAAAGCCGATCGGCGATCTCGGCGAGTGGAATTTCGTCGGCCAGCGCGCCCATGATGAGTTGCTGCAGCGACCGCAATTGCTTGCTCTCGGAGATGTCGCTGAGCAGGGCGAACACGTATTTGATGCGCCCACGATCGTTGCGGAACGCCTTGACCGTGGCTGAGATCCAGATCTCATTTCCATCTCTGTCGCAGGCAAGGATCTCCTCGTCGTCACCGCGTCCGTCGCAGATCCGGCGGCGCAGCCTCGCCAGGGTCTTGCGGTCGGTAAGCTGCCCGGCGAGCAACTCATTGGCCTGCCGTCCCTGCGCCTCCGCGGCCTTGTATCCGAACATTCCAGTGAACGCCGCATTAGTATAGACAACGCGCAGGTTGCGATCGGTGACGACGACCGCACGCGTGGTCTTGTCGGCCACCAGGTTCAACAGCGCGATCCGCTCGCGCCGCTCGACCTCGGCGGTGATGTCGCGAACGAAGGCCATGTAGCTGTTTCGGCCGCCGATCTCGACGCGCGAGACGGATACGGATGCGCGAAGCCGGGTGCCGTCGCTGCGGCGGATGGTGATCTCAGAATTTGGCTGCAGGTCCGTGAGACCGAGACAGCTTGCATCGAGACCGAGGATATCCGCACGGGCAACGCCCCAGATAGATTCCGCAGCGGCATTGAAATGGCTCACACGCAGATCAGCGTCGACAATGACGACCGCCTCGCTGGCCTGCTCAAGCGCCGCCAGCAGGAATTCGGGGGTTTCGACATCAGGATAATCGGAAGCACGCATCGTCTGACCTTGTGATCCACCAGCCGCTCTCGACACCCGGCGTCGGGCGGAAAGCGGCTGCAGTACCGCAAGTTAGGAGACCGCGAGTATTCGGAAAGTTGTGCAACTCACCCGATAGGGGCGGAACTCATATCATGCTTAAGATTGTGTAAGTGAAGGTGCGGCGAAATCCACTGCCGACGCGGCGGGAACCCTGGCGCTGACGCAGCGAGCTGCTCTGCCGAGCCGGCTTCGTGAGTACCCGACCTAGATCTCGCTCGCGCCTTCATGCTGGAAGCCGAGATAACTCGCCGCGACCCGCTGGTTGCTGGCGATATCGCTCGCCGATCCCGACAGGATGAATTCGCCGAGCTCCATGACGTAGGCGCGATCGGCGATCTTGAGGGCCGCTTGCGCGTTCTGCTCGACCAGCAGCACCGAGACGCCGGCCGCGCGCAGTTCGCCGATGGTACGGAAGATGTCGGCGACGATGATCGGTGCGAGCCCGAGGCTCGGTTCGTCCAGCATCAAGAGTTTTGGCGCGCCCATCAGCGCGCGGCCCATCGCCAGCATCTGCTGCTCGCCGCCGGAGAGCGTACCGGCCAATTGCTTGCGCCGCTCCTTCAACCGCGGAAACAGCGCATAGACGCGCTCGAACGATTGTGCGGCCGTGGCTTTCGGAATCCGGAAGGCGCCGAGCAGCAGATTGTCCTCGACATTCATGGTGCCGAACAATTCGCGGTGCTCGGGGACGAGACAAAGGCCCGCCGCGACGCGGTCCTCGATGTCGAGCGCAGCCATGTCCGTGCCGGCGAAGGCGGTGGCGCCCTTCAGCGGCAGCACGCCCATGATGGCGTTGAGCAGCGTGGTCTTGCCGGCGCCGTTAGCGCCGATGATGGTGACGATTTCGTTGTCGGCGACGTCGAGCGAGACCGAGCGCACGGCTTCGACCTTGCCGTAGGAAACATGGGCGTCAGAGACCGACAACAGCGCGCTCATGCGGTAGCTCCGAGATAGGCCTTGATCACATCGGGATTGGTCTTGATCGCAGCCGGCGTGCCCTCGGCGATCTTGGTGCCGAAGTCCAGCACCACCACGCGATCGGCGAGATCCATCACAAAACCCATGTCGTGCTCGACCAGCAGCACCGACATGCCGCCGTCGCGCAACTGGCGCAGGAGGGCGGCGAGCCGCTGTTTCTCCATGTGGCGCAGGCCTGCGGCCGGCTCGTCCAGCAGCAGCAATAGCGGATCGACACACAGCGCCCGCGCGATCTCGACGATGCGCTGCTGTCCCAGCGACAGGCTTCCCGCCAGCTGGTCGATCTGGTCGCCGAGGCCGACGCGCCCGATCTGGCGTGCGGCTTCCGCCAGCAACTTTGCCTCGTCGGCGCGGTCCAGCCGTAGCATGCTGGAGATCGCGCCCGCAGACCCGCGCAGATGGGCGCCGATCGCGACGTTCTCCAGCACGGTCATGTCGGGCACCAGCTTGACGTGCTGGAAGGTGCGCGCGACGCCAAGCTTGACGACCTCCTGCGGCGGGGCGTTGTCGACCTTGTGGCCGAGCACCGAGATGGTGCCGCCGGTGGTCGTCAACACGCCCGTGATCAGGTTGAATGTCGTGCTCTTGCCGGCGCCGTTGGGGCCGATCAGGGCGACGATCTCACGTGCCCCGACGTTGAAGGAGACGTCGTTCACCGCGATCACGCCGCCGAATTGCTTGCGCGCCTTCTCGATCTGCAGGAGCACGCCAGCTGAGGCTGGCGCGCGCTCGCGCTTGGCAAGGGGAAGCGATATGTCGGGTACCTTGCGGCCCGGCCTGAACGGCAGGCGCGACATCAGCCAGGGCCAGACGCCGGTCGGCGCCAGTTGCAGCAGCACGACCAGCAGGATGCCGAACACGATGGTCTCGAGCTGGCTCTGACCGCCGAAGACATAGGGCAGGTAGCTCTGCAGGATCTCTTTGAGGATGACGACGATGCCGGCGCCGAGCACCGCGCCCCAGACATAGCCGGCCCCGCCGACCACGGCGATGAAGAGATATTCGATGCCAGCATGCGCGCCGAACGGGGTCGGATTGGCCGCGCGCTGGAAATGCGCATAGAGCCAGCCGGACAGGCCGGCGAGAACCGCCGCATAAACGAACACCAGCAGTTTTGCGCGCGGCGTCTGTACGCCGAACGCTTCACCGGCGATATGGCCGCGCCGCAACGCACGGATCGCGCGGCCGGTGCGGGAGTCCAGCAGGTTCATGGTCAGCAATGCCGAGACCAGCACCCCGATCCAGATCGCAAAATAGATCGTGCCGGGATCGAGCATTCTGAAATTGCCGATCGAAAGTGGCGGGATGCCGGAGATGCCGTCGTTGCGGCCGAGGAACTCCAGCTTGCTGAACAGATAGAACAGGCCGATGCCCCAGGCGATGGTGCCGAGCGGCAGGTAATGGCCGGATAGCCGCACCGTGATGATGCCGAGCAAAACAGCGGCGATGCCGCTGACCAACAGCGAGAGCGGCAGCGTCAGCCACGGCGAGACGCCGTAGGCCGTGGTGAGTACCGCCGTGGTGTAGGCGCCAAAGCCGCAGAAGGCGGCCTGGCCGAACGAGGTGAGGCCACCGACGCCGGTCAGCAGCACAAGCCCCATCGCCACCAGCGCGGCGAGGCCGATATTGTTGAGCAGCACGATCCAGAACGGCGGGATGCCCGGAATGAACGGGATCGCCGCCATCAGAGCTGCGAAGATGAGGAGAGGGGTTCGCTGCTTCATCGCCGTCAGTCCTTCTCTTCCTCGACCGCGGGCGCTGCGAGCGAACGCAGCACCAGCACGGGAAGGATCAGCGTAAAGACGATGACCTCCTTGAAGTTGCTGGCGTAGAACGAGGAGAACGCCTCGACGCTGCCGACCAATAGCGCGGCGACCGCTGTCAGCGGATAGCTGACGAGGCCACCGATGATCGCGGCGATGAAGCCTTTCAGGCCGATCAGGAAGCCGGTGTCGTAGTAGAGCGTGGTGATCGGCACGATCAGG encodes the following:
- a CDS encoding ABC transporter substrate-binding protein; amino-acid sequence: MKKAFLSAAAIVAALALPGSPAVAQTNEITIGITVTTTGPAAALGIPERNSLDFVPKEIGGVPIKIIVLDDGGDPTTATTNARRFVTESKADIIMGSSTTPPTVAVSTVANEAGIPHFGLAPLPINEARMKWSVAMPQPIPIMGKVLYEHMKAHGIKTVGYIGYSDSYGDLWVNDFKTQAVPMGLTMATEERYARPDTSVAGQVLKLVAANPDAILVGASGTAAALPQSTLRDRGYKGLIYQTHGAASMDFIRIAGPAAEGVIMASGPVMSPETQPDSALTKKPGLALNTAYEAKYGANSRSQFAGHSYDAFEVLKRVIPVALKTAKPGTPEFREAIRLALMSEKEIAASQGVYNFTEKDRYGLDDRSRIILTVKDGKYVPAK
- a CDS encoding EAL domain-containing protein, which translates into the protein MRASDYPDVETPEFLLAALEQASEAVVIVDADLRVSHFNAAAESIWGVARADILGLDASCLGLTDLQPNSEITIRRSDGTRLRASVSVSRVEIGGRNSYMAFVRDITAEVERRERIALLNLVADKTTRAVVVTDRNLRVVYTNAAFTGMFGYKAAEAQGRQANELLAGQLTDRKTLARLRRRICDGRGDDEEILACDRDGNEIWISATVKAFRNDRGRIKYVFALLSDISESKQLRSLQQLIMGALADEIPLAEIADRLCRRVEVIAPDVVASVLHVDSDGLVHPLGGPSLPDDYSRALEGVAIGPNIGSCGSAAYYGTPVLAEDLDTDPRWQPFKTRPLAVGLKACWSTPIKAKDGRVIGTFAFYFREHRAPSRWHQRIVDACVQLGALAIERKEARAQIARLAYHDMLTGLPNRTQLRQLINQAIDDGQGKQLALIFLDLDHFKDVNDTLGHSAGDALLVEFAKRLRARIQPSDLLGRLSGDEFVIVLPNCDPSRASLVASNITTALASPIWIDSRQVPISASMGISIYPDNATDIDNLMQQADAAMYQAKQAGRSTHRFFSADMNRLAEQRLVISAALRQAIANDGLRLVYQPQTRTVDGTLYGVEALSRWHDPELGEVPPSKFIPLAEEVGLIEQIGLWSIREACRQMAAWRSAGLDVPCVAVNLSPLNFQNAKLAAVVAETIAANGLPPEALMLEITEGVLVNERTAAIETMNAIRKLGVGLSLDDFGTGYSSLSRLAHLPIRELKIDRSFMRNIERDASALAIATAVVRVGQSLTMAVVAEGVETEGQRRLLAGLGCDVVQGYLCARPMAPEAFERWLVEHAARQARAMLRSVDERHSQPTPSRLVASTSG
- a CDS encoding ABC transporter ATP-binding protein, which translates into the protein MSALLSVSDAHVSYGKVEAVRSVSLDVADNEIVTIIGANGAGKTTLLNAIMGVLPLKGATAFAGTDMAALDIEDRVAAGLCLVPEHRELFGTMNVEDNLLLGAFRIPKATAAQSFERVYALFPRLKERRKQLAGTLSGGEQQMLAMGRALMGAPKLLMLDEPSLGLAPIIVADIFRTIGELRAAGVSVLLVEQNAQAALKIADRAYVMELGEFILSGSASDIASNQRVAASYLGFQHEGASEI
- a CDS encoding branched-chain amino acid ABC transporter ATP-binding protein/permease; translation: MKQRTPLLIFAALMAAIPFIPGIPPFWIVLLNNIGLAALVAMGLVLLTGVGGLTSFGQAAFCGFGAYTTAVLTTAYGVSPWLTLPLSLLVSGIAAVLLGIITVRLSGHYLPLGTIAWGIGLFYLFSKLEFLGRNDGISGIPPLSIGNFRMLDPGTIYFAIWIGVLVSALLTMNLLDSRTGRAIRALRRGHIAGEAFGVQTPRAKLLVFVYAAVLAGLSGWLYAHFQRAANPTPFGAHAGIEYLFIAVVGGAGYVWGAVLGAGIVVILKEILQSYLPYVFGGQSQLETIVFGILLVVLLQLAPTGVWPWLMSRLPFRPGRKVPDISLPLAKRERAPASAGVLLQIEKARKQFGGVIAVNDVSFNVGAREIVALIGPNGAGKSTTFNLITGVLTTTGGTISVLGHKVDNAPPQEVVKLGVARTFQHVKLVPDMTVLENVAIGAHLRGSAGAISSMLRLDRADEAKLLAEAARQIGRVGLGDQIDQLAGSLSLGQQRIVEIARALCVDPLLLLLDEPAAGLRHMEKQRLAALLRQLRDGGMSVLLVEHDMGFVMDLADRVVVLDFGTKIAEGTPAAIKTNPDVIKAYLGATA